Proteins co-encoded in one Streptomyces roseochromogenus subsp. oscitans DS 12.976 genomic window:
- a CDS encoding DUF6332 family protein, whose product MYAYGGRRTKAQQDAATVEIGYALVSAAFAAAVLFGAVAGPALLFDLPHLLSETLLRLGMAVAPMVFVARVVSVLVRFRQAAQPSHPGRTNPDS is encoded by the coding sequence ATGTACGCATACGGGGGACGCCGTACCAAAGCTCAACAGGACGCGGCGACGGTGGAGATCGGTTATGCGCTGGTGAGCGCGGCCTTCGCGGCGGCGGTGCTGTTCGGAGCCGTGGCCGGGCCCGCGCTCCTCTTCGATCTGCCGCATCTGCTGTCCGAGACCCTGCTGCGGCTCGGCATGGCGGTGGCGCCGATGGTGTTCGTGGCCCGGGTGGTCAGTGTCCTGGTGCGCTTCCGGCAGGCTGCTCAGCCCAGCCATCCGGGTCGTACCAACCCCGACTCGTAG
- a CDS encoding MFS transporter has protein sequence MTSPLNPSATPSPAVRWTPRLWGTLLVLCAAMFLDALDVSMVGVALPSIGSDLHLSTSTLQWIVSGYILGYGGLLLLGGRTADLLGRRQVFLVALGVFALASLLGGLVDSGPLLIASRFIKGLSAAFTAPAGLSIITTTFPEGPLRNRALSIYTTCAATGFSMGLVLSGLLTEASWRFTMLLPAPIALAALLAGLRLLPRSAREENHNGYDIPGAVLGTASMLLLVFTVVQAPEAGWASARTLLSFVAVAVLLSAFVLIERRSPSPLIRLGVLRSGSQVRAQFGAIAFFGSYVGFQFLTTLYMQSLLGWSALHTALAFLPAGALVAVSSTKVGAIVDRFGTPRLIATGFALMVLGYALFLRVDLDPGYAAVILPSMLLIGAACALVFPSLNIQATNGVEDHEQGMVSGLLNTSVQVGGAIFLAVVTAVVTAGAPAHATPQAVLDSYRPGFMVVTAIAAAGLLITLTGLRSRRAQPSVVVAGSTVREAEAERVAVRD, from the coding sequence ATGACCTCTCCGCTCAACCCCTCCGCGACCCCGTCCCCGGCGGTTCGCTGGACCCCCCGGCTGTGGGGCACCCTGCTGGTGCTCTGCGCGGCGATGTTCCTGGACGCGCTGGACGTGTCGATGGTCGGCGTCGCGCTTCCGTCCATCGGCTCGGACCTGCACCTGTCCACGTCGACGCTGCAATGGATCGTCAGCGGCTACATCCTGGGCTACGGCGGCCTGCTCCTCCTCGGCGGCCGCACCGCCGACCTGCTCGGCCGGCGTCAGGTGTTCCTCGTCGCCCTCGGCGTCTTCGCGCTCGCCTCACTGCTCGGCGGGCTCGTGGACTCGGGTCCGCTGCTGATCGCCAGCCGATTCATCAAGGGCCTGAGCGCGGCCTTCACGGCACCGGCCGGCCTGTCGATCATCACCACGACGTTCCCGGAGGGCCCGCTGCGCAACCGGGCGCTCTCCATCTACACGACCTGCGCCGCCACCGGCTTCTCCATGGGCCTGGTGCTCTCGGGCCTGCTCACCGAGGCCAGCTGGCGCTTCACCATGCTGCTGCCCGCGCCGATCGCGCTGGCCGCGCTCCTCGCCGGCCTGCGGCTGCTGCCGCGCAGCGCCCGCGAGGAGAACCACAACGGCTACGACATCCCCGGCGCCGTCCTCGGTACCGCCTCGATGCTGCTGCTGGTCTTCACCGTCGTCCAGGCCCCCGAGGCCGGCTGGGCCTCGGCCCGCACCCTGCTGTCCTTCGTCGCCGTCGCGGTGCTGCTGAGCGCGTTCGTCCTCATCGAGCGGCGCTCGCCGAGCCCGCTGATCCGGCTGGGCGTACTGCGCTCGGGCAGCCAGGTCCGCGCCCAGTTCGGCGCGATCGCCTTCTTCGGCTCGTACGTCGGCTTCCAGTTCCTGACGACGCTGTACATGCAGTCCCTGCTCGGCTGGTCGGCGCTGCACACGGCGCTCGCGTTCCTGCCGGCGGGCGCGCTGGTGGCGGTGTCCTCCACCAAGGTCGGCGCGATCGTCGACCGGTTCGGCACACCCCGGCTGATCGCGACCGGCTTCGCCTTGATGGTCCTCGGGTACGCGCTGTTCCTGCGCGTCGATCTCGACCCCGGGTACGCGGCCGTGATCCTGCCGTCCATGCTGCTGATCGGCGCGGCCTGCGCGCTGGTCTTCCCGTCGCTCAACATCCAGGCCACCAACGGGGTCGAGGACCACGAGCAGGGCATGGTCTCCGGGCTGCTCAACACCTCGGTGCAGGTGGGCGGCGCGATCTTCCTGGCGGTGGTCACGGCCGTGGTGACGGCCGGCGCTCCCGCGCACGCCACCCCGCAGGCCGTGCTCGACAGCTACCGGCCGGGCTTCATGGTCGTCACGGCCATCGCGGCGGCCGGCCTGCTGATCACCCTCACCGGCCTGCGCAGCCGTCGAGCCCAGCCGTCCGTAGTCGTCGCCGGGTCCACCGTGAGGGAGGCGGAAGCGGAGCGCGTGGCGGTCCGCGACTAG
- a CDS encoding MarR family winged helix-turn-helix transcriptional regulator, translating to MASNRAEQALVEQWRDILALHARTQCELDRELHGHGLCASDFEVLDLLAEGAAADGGCASRVQEISERVHLSQSALSRLIGRLEKDGLVERAMCAEDRRGVRVALTAKGRALHAEVRPVQRAVLARMLADAD from the coding sequence ATGGCGTCGAACAGGGCCGAGCAGGCGCTCGTGGAGCAGTGGCGGGACATCCTCGCGCTGCATGCCCGCACCCAGTGCGAGCTTGACCGTGAGCTGCACGGACACGGCTTGTGCGCCAGCGACTTCGAGGTCCTCGACCTGCTCGCCGAGGGCGCGGCGGCGGACGGCGGCTGTGCCTCCCGTGTGCAGGAGATCTCCGAGCGCGTCCACCTCAGCCAGAGCGCGCTGTCCCGGCTGATCGGCCGCCTGGAGAAGGACGGCCTGGTTGAGCGCGCCATGTGCGCCGAGGACCGGCGCGGGGTGCGGGTGGCGCTCACAGCGAAGGGGCGCGCGCTGCACGCCGAGGTGCGGCCCGTGCAGCGCGCGGTGCTGGCCCGGATGCTGGCCGACGCCGACTGA
- a CDS encoding maleylpyruvate isomerase family mycothiol-dependent enzyme, producing the protein MNTADFLQTLDREGRLLAAAAEAAGTDAKVPTCPEWQVRDLLRHLGAVHRWAAGFVADGLTAPRPPDDAPDLNGAELVGWYRDSHRLLVDTLAAAPADVECWAFLPSPSPLAFWARRQAHETTVHRYDAEAARGGTASPVAPDFAVDGIDELLRGFHARSRSRLRTEEPRVLRVRALNAGADAVWTVRLTAEPPVTVREEGGEAEAELSGPAEELYLALWNRRPVPSVSGDHSLAVLWREKGGI; encoded by the coding sequence ATGAACACTGCCGACTTCCTTCAGACCCTGGACCGCGAGGGCCGGCTGCTCGCGGCGGCCGCCGAAGCCGCGGGGACCGACGCCAAGGTGCCCACCTGCCCGGAGTGGCAGGTGCGGGACCTGCTGCGGCACCTCGGGGCGGTGCACCGCTGGGCCGCCGGTTTCGTCGCCGACGGGCTCACCGCGCCGCGCCCCCCGGACGACGCGCCGGACCTGAACGGCGCCGAGCTGGTGGGCTGGTACCGGGACAGTCACCGCCTGCTGGTCGACACCCTGGCCGCCGCGCCCGCCGACGTGGAGTGCTGGGCCTTCCTTCCGTCACCCAGCCCTCTGGCGTTCTGGGCCCGCCGGCAGGCACACGAGACGACCGTCCACCGCTACGACGCGGAGGCGGCACGGGGCGGCACGGCATCCCCGGTCGCGCCGGACTTCGCGGTGGACGGCATCGACGAACTGCTGCGCGGTTTCCATGCCCGCTCCAGGAGCCGCCTGCGTACGGAGGAGCCGCGGGTGCTGCGGGTGAGGGCGCTGAACGCGGGGGCGGACGCGGTGTGGACCGTACGGCTCACGGCCGAGCCGCCGGTGACCGTACGGGAGGAGGGCGGGGAGGCCGAGGCCGAACTGTCCGGCCCCGCCGAGGAGTTGTATCTCGCCCTGTGGAACCGAAGGCCCGTGCCGAGCGTGTCCGGTGACCACTCCCTCGCCGTGCTGTGGCGGGAGAAGGGCGGCATCTGA
- a CDS encoding MFS transporter, whose amino-acid sequence MPDAGRDLTRLRRALTAFFALDGFIFAGWVVRIPAIKEQTDASASGLGLALLGVSAGAVVTMTLIGRLCRRHGSHPVTVVCAVALSLSVSLPPLTHSAPALGAVLLVFGAAYGGINVAFNSAAVDLVAALRRPIMPTFHAAFSLGGMIGAGLGGLVAGALSPTRHLFGLTLTGLLVTAVAGRTLLRQDPPRPAARPASSPTQAYRGAPRRTGGRGLVAVFGLIALCTAYGEGAMADWGALHLQQDLAASSGVAAAGYSCFALAMTVGRATGTTLLERLGRTRTVIAGGTVAAAGMLLGSLAPSVWAALAGFAVTGLGLANLFPVAVERAGSLTGPSGVAVASTLGYGGMLLGPPAIGFMADWFSLPAALTSVAALAGVAAVIGVATRRTMGS is encoded by the coding sequence GTGCCGGATGCCGGCCGTGATCTGACCCGCCTCCGCCGCGCGCTCACCGCCTTCTTCGCCCTGGACGGCTTCATCTTCGCGGGCTGGGTGGTCCGGATCCCTGCCATCAAGGAGCAGACCGACGCCTCCGCCAGCGGTCTGGGGCTGGCCCTGCTCGGTGTCTCCGCCGGCGCCGTCGTCACCATGACCCTCATCGGGCGGCTCTGCCGACGCCACGGCAGCCATCCGGTCACGGTGGTGTGCGCGGTGGCGCTCTCCCTCAGCGTCAGCCTGCCCCCGCTGACCCACTCCGCGCCCGCCCTCGGCGCCGTACTCCTCGTCTTCGGCGCCGCCTACGGCGGTATCAACGTCGCGTTCAACAGCGCCGCCGTCGACCTGGTGGCCGCGTTGCGGCGGCCGATCATGCCCACGTTCCATGCCGCGTTCAGCCTCGGCGGCATGATCGGCGCCGGCCTCGGCGGGCTGGTCGCCGGTGCGCTCTCCCCCACCCGGCATCTGTTCGGCCTCACCCTGACCGGGCTGCTCGTCACGGCCGTCGCCGGACGCACCCTGCTGCGACAGGACCCGCCCCGGCCCGCCGCCCGGCCCGCGTCCTCGCCCACGCAGGCGTACCGCGGCGCACCGCGGCGGACCGGCGGCCGCGGGCTGGTCGCCGTCTTCGGGCTGATCGCACTGTGCACCGCCTACGGCGAGGGCGCCATGGCCGACTGGGGCGCGCTCCATCTCCAGCAGGACCTCGCGGCGTCGTCCGGCGTGGCGGCGGCCGGGTACTCGTGTTTCGCGCTGGCCATGACCGTGGGCCGGGCCACCGGCACGACCCTCCTGGAGCGGCTCGGCCGGACCCGTACGGTGATCGCCGGCGGCACCGTCGCGGCGGCGGGCATGCTGCTCGGCTCGCTGGCGCCCTCCGTGTGGGCCGCGCTGGCCGGCTTCGCCGTCACCGGGCTCGGGCTCGCCAACCTCTTCCCGGTCGCCGTGGAGCGCGCGGGCTCACTGACGGGTCCGTCCGGTGTGGCCGTCGCCTCGACGCTGGGCTACGGCGGCATGCTCCTCGGACCGCCCGCGATCGGGTTCATGGCCGACTGGTTCTCCCTGCCGGCCGCACTCACCAGCGTGGCGGCGCTGGCCGGCGTCGCCGCGGTCATCGGGGTGGCCACACGGCGGACGATGGGCAGTTGA
- a CDS encoding luciferase family protein: MTLASRALAQLATWPDLSQAVPSCGLGQAVSSAQGEIAHFHSDRDVDLQLTDRAIRRFAKDFKDSGAIRVVPGSQWVTIRLDAASDVDLLLTLVSVALQAQQAWPDPLDRPPAGCNDQRGAGFVKTDLSRI; encoded by the coding sequence ATGACGTTGGCCTCGCGCGCGCTCGCGCAACTGGCGACCTGGCCCGACCTGAGTCAGGCGGTCCCGAGCTGCGGCCTGGGACAGGCGGTGAGTTCGGCCCAGGGCGAGATCGCCCACTTCCACTCGGACCGCGATGTCGATCTGCAGTTGACCGACAGGGCGATCAGACGGTTCGCCAAGGACTTCAAGGACTCGGGTGCGATCAGGGTCGTGCCCGGCTCGCAGTGGGTGACCATCCGCCTCGACGCCGCGAGCGACGTCGACCTGCTGCTGACCCTGGTGAGCGTGGCGCTGCAGGCCCAACAGGCCTGGCCCGACCCGCTCGACAGGCCACCGGCCGGCTGCAACGACCAGCGCGGCGCGGGGTTCGTGAAGACCGACCTCAGCCGTATCTGA
- a CDS encoding DeoR/GlpR family DNA-binding transcription regulator: MSRDARWKALLELLVERGRLEVEEAAAELEVSAATIRRDFDQLAEQQMLVRTRGGAVVHGVSYELPLRYKTARRASEKQRIAKAVAELVAPGEAVGLTGGTTTTEVARALAVRGDLSTGSPALTVVTNALNIANELAVRPQFKIVVTGGVARPQSYELIGPLADGVLGQITLDVAVLGVVAFDVTHGAAAHDEAEAAINRLLCERAERVVVAADSSKLGQRAFARICGAELVDTLVTDTAVGQETVRRFEEAGVRVLAV; encoded by the coding sequence ATGTCCCGGGACGCCCGCTGGAAGGCGCTGCTGGAACTGCTCGTCGAGCGCGGCCGGCTGGAGGTCGAGGAGGCGGCGGCCGAGCTGGAGGTGTCGGCGGCGACGATCCGCCGGGACTTCGACCAGCTCGCCGAGCAGCAGATGCTGGTGCGCACCCGGGGCGGAGCGGTGGTGCACGGGGTGTCGTACGAACTCCCGCTGCGCTACAAGACGGCCCGGCGCGCCTCGGAGAAGCAGCGCATCGCCAAGGCGGTGGCCGAACTCGTCGCCCCCGGCGAGGCGGTGGGGCTGACCGGCGGTACGACCACCACGGAGGTGGCCCGTGCCCTGGCCGTGCGCGGCGACCTGTCCACCGGTTCGCCCGCGCTGACCGTCGTCACCAACGCGCTCAACATCGCCAACGAGCTGGCCGTACGGCCCCAGTTCAAGATCGTGGTGACGGGAGGGGTGGCGCGCCCGCAGTCGTACGAACTCATCGGTCCGCTCGCGGACGGGGTGCTCGGGCAGATCACGCTCGACGTGGCCGTGCTCGGCGTGGTCGCGTTCGACGTCACGCATGGCGCGGCCGCCCATGACGAGGCGGAGGCCGCGATCAACCGGCTGCTGTGCGAGCGCGCCGAGCGGGTGGTGGTCGCCGCGGACTCCAGCAAGCTGGGCCAGCGGGCGTTCGCCCGGATCTGCGGGGCGGAGCTGGTGGACACGCTCGTGACGGACACGGCGGTGGGGCAGGAGACGGTACGCCGCTTCGAGGAGGCGGGCGTCCGGGTCCTCGCGGTGTGA
- a CDS encoding SIS domain-containing protein, whose amino-acid sequence MTHVEDELNSQPECWMRAAEAAGRHQDALPGPGERVAIVGCGTSYFMAQAVAGLREGSGQGETDAFAASEFPYGRAYDRVVALTRSGTTTEVLELLGELKGRTRTTAVTADPDTPVMSAADDLVVLDFADERSVVQTRFATTALTLLRSCLGLHTDSVVADARTALSTSLPEGLVDCTQFTFLGRGWTVGLANEAGLKMREASLSWTEAYPAMEYRHGPISVTTEGTATWMLGEAPEGLAEQVRATGGSWIDGGLDPLAELVRVQRLAVAVAAARGLDPDQPRHLTRSVILAP is encoded by the coding sequence ATGACTCATGTCGAGGACGAGCTGAACAGCCAGCCGGAGTGCTGGATGCGGGCGGCCGAGGCGGCTGGGCGGCACCAGGACGCGCTGCCGGGGCCGGGGGAGCGGGTCGCGATCGTGGGGTGCGGCACTTCGTACTTCATGGCACAGGCCGTGGCCGGTCTGCGGGAAGGCTCCGGCCAGGGCGAGACCGACGCGTTCGCGGCCTCCGAGTTCCCGTACGGACGCGCATACGACCGGGTCGTCGCCCTCACCCGCTCCGGTACGACGACCGAAGTGCTGGAACTGCTGGGGGAGCTGAAAGGACGGACCCGCACCACCGCCGTCACCGCAGACCCCGACACACCCGTCATGTCCGCCGCCGACGACCTCGTGGTGCTGGACTTCGCCGACGAACGCTCCGTCGTCCAGACCCGGTTCGCCACCACCGCCCTCACCCTCCTGCGCTCCTGTCTCGGCCTGCACACCGACTCCGTCGTCGCCGACGCGCGCACGGCCCTCTCCACTTCTCTTCCCGAAGGGCTGGTCGACTGCACCCAGTTCACCTTCCTCGGGCGCGGCTGGACCGTCGGGCTCGCCAACGAGGCCGGGCTGAAGATGCGCGAGGCCTCGCTGTCCTGGACCGAGGCGTACCCGGCGATGGAGTACCGGCACGGCCCGATCAGCGTCACCACCGAGGGCACGGCCACCTGGATGCTGGGCGAGGCGCCCGAAGGCCTGGCCGAACAGGTGCGCGCGACCGGCGGGTCCTGGATCGACGGCGGACTCGACCCGCTCGCCGAACTCGTCCGCGTCCAGCGGCTCGCGGTCGCCGTCGCCGCCGCCCGCGGACTCGACCCCGACCAGCCACGCCACCTCACCCGCTCGGTGATCCTGGCTCCCTGA
- a CDS encoding class II fructose-bisphosphate aldolase: MPLTSTGELVTAAADTRSAVAAFNVITLEHVEAVIAGAESAGAPVVLQVSENAVKFRYGRLLPLARAAVAAAEHATVPVALHLDHVQSDHLLRQAPDAGFSSVMYDAARLPYADNLTATRAAADWAHSQGLWIEAELGQIGGKDGRAALDAHAPGARTDPDQARDFVAGTGVDALAVAVGSVHAMTTRTATLDHGLLKRLSAALPVPLVLHGSSGVPDDALVAAVAGGIAKVNVGTALNMAMTGAIRNFLAAHPEAVDSRKYLSVGREAMAQEVRRIIGVLSGTA, from the coding sequence GTGCCCCTCACGTCCACCGGCGAGCTGGTCACCGCAGCCGCCGACACCAGATCCGCCGTCGCCGCGTTCAACGTCATCACCCTGGAACACGTCGAGGCCGTCATCGCCGGCGCCGAGTCGGCCGGTGCGCCCGTCGTCCTCCAGGTCAGCGAGAACGCCGTCAAGTTCCGCTACGGTCGGCTGCTCCCGCTGGCCCGCGCGGCCGTCGCCGCCGCCGAACACGCCACCGTACCCGTCGCTCTGCACCTGGACCATGTGCAGAGCGACCACCTGCTGCGCCAGGCGCCCGACGCCGGGTTCAGCTCGGTGATGTACGACGCGGCCCGGCTGCCGTACGCCGACAACCTCACCGCGACCCGGGCCGCCGCCGACTGGGCCCACTCCCAAGGGCTGTGGATCGAGGCCGAGTTGGGCCAGATCGGCGGCAAGGACGGCAGAGCCGCGCTGGACGCCCACGCGCCCGGTGCCCGCACCGACCCGGACCAGGCGCGCGACTTCGTGGCCGGTACCGGCGTGGACGCGCTCGCCGTCGCCGTCGGCAGCGTGCACGCGATGACCACCCGCACCGCCACCCTCGACCACGGCCTGCTCAAACGCCTGTCCGCCGCACTGCCCGTCCCGCTCGTCCTGCACGGCTCCTCCGGTGTGCCGGACGACGCACTGGTCGCGGCGGTCGCCGGCGGCATCGCCAAGGTCAACGTCGGCACGGCTCTCAACATGGCCATGACCGGCGCGATCCGGAACTTCCTCGCCGCCCACCCGGAAGCCGTCGACTCGCGCAAGTACCTCAGCGTGGGCCGGGAGGCGATGGCCCAGGAGGTCCGACGGATCATCGGGGTGCTGTCCGGGACGGCTTAG
- a CDS encoding methyltransferase — protein MTTPWGEAELSRFPEDPRDRLRAWDASDAYLLRHLAEEGVPLTGSVVVVGDRWGALVTALAEHRPTQITDSFLSQEATRANLARAGVEPGAVRLLTTQDPPPERVDVLLVRVPKSLALLEDQLLRLAPAVHAGTLIVGTGMVKEIHTSTLQLFERILGPTRTSLARQKARLIFCTPDPALERPANPWPYSYALPDGTGAVSGRTVVNHAGVFCADRLDIGTRFFLRHLPGPGADRVVDLGCGNGVVGTAVALADPSAEVLFVDESFQAVASAEATYKANGVPGHAEFRVGDGLAGVAPGSVDLVLNNPPFHSHQATTDATAWRMFTGAKRALRPGGELWVIGNRHLGYHVKLRRLFGNSELVASDPKFVVLRAVKKD, from the coding sequence ATGACGACACCGTGGGGCGAGGCCGAGCTGTCCCGCTTCCCCGAGGATCCGCGCGACCGGCTGCGTGCCTGGGACGCCTCCGACGCGTACCTGCTGCGCCATCTGGCCGAGGAGGGCGTGCCGCTCACGGGTTCGGTCGTGGTGGTCGGGGACCGCTGGGGCGCGCTGGTCACGGCACTCGCGGAGCACCGGCCGACGCAGATCACCGACTCCTTCCTGAGCCAGGAGGCGACGCGGGCGAATCTGGCGCGGGCCGGCGTCGAGCCCGGTGCCGTGCGGCTGCTGACCACCCAGGATCCGCCGCCGGAGCGGGTGGACGTGCTGCTGGTGCGGGTGCCGAAGAGCCTGGCGCTGCTGGAGGACCAGCTGCTGAGGCTGGCGCCCGCCGTGCACGCGGGCACGCTGATCGTCGGCACCGGGATGGTGAAGGAGATCCACACCTCCACGCTGCAGCTGTTCGAGCGGATCCTCGGCCCGACCCGCACCTCGCTGGCGCGGCAGAAGGCCCGGCTCATCTTCTGCACCCCGGACCCGGCGCTGGAGCGGCCGGCGAACCCGTGGCCGTACAGCTACGCGCTCCCGGACGGGACCGGGGCGGTCTCCGGGCGAACGGTCGTCAACCACGCGGGCGTCTTCTGCGCCGACCGCCTCGACATCGGCACCCGGTTCTTCCTGCGCCACCTGCCCGGGCCGGGCGCGGACCGTGTGGTGGACCTCGGGTGCGGCAACGGCGTCGTGGGTACGGCGGTGGCGCTGGCGGATCCGTCGGCCGAGGTGCTGTTCGTGGACGAGTCCTTCCAGGCGGTGGCCTCGGCGGAGGCGACGTACAAGGCCAACGGGGTGCCCGGGCATGCCGAGTTCCGGGTCGGCGACGGGCTGGCCGGGGTCGCCCCCGGCAGCGTGGACCTGGTCCTGAACAACCCGCCGTTCCACTCCCACCAGGCGACGACGGACGCGACGGCCTGGCGGATGTTCACCGGCGCGAAGCGGGCGCTGCGGCCCGGCGGCGAGCTGTGGGTGATCGGCAACCGGCACCTGGGCTATCACGTGAAGCTGCGGCGGCTGTTCGGGAACAGTGAACTGGTCGCGAGCGACCCGAAGTTCGTGGTCCTGAGGGCCGTCAAGAAGGACTAG
- a CDS encoding alpha-ketoglutarate-dependent dioxygenase AlkB family protein codes for GWHWYPYAYARTAVDGDGAPVKPFPAWLGELGRSAAEAALGPQQPYTYDIALINFYDGDARMGMHRDSDERADAPVVSLRLGDTCVFRFGNTETRAKPYTDVELRSGDLFVFGGLSRLAHHGVPRVHPGTAPPGLGLAGRLNITLRVSGL; via the coding sequence GGGCTGGCACTGGTACCCGTACGCCTACGCCCGCACCGCCGTCGACGGCGACGGCGCCCCCGTGAAGCCGTTCCCGGCCTGGCTCGGCGAGCTGGGCCGCAGCGCAGCCGAAGCCGCGCTGGGCCCGCAGCAGCCGTACACGTACGACATCGCGCTGATCAACTTCTATGACGGCGACGCCCGTATGGGCATGCACCGTGACAGCGACGAGCGGGCGGACGCGCCTGTGGTCTCCCTCAGGCTCGGCGACACCTGCGTCTTCCGCTTCGGCAACACCGAGACGCGCGCCAAGCCGTACACCGACGTGGAGCTGCGCAGCGGTGACCTGTTCGTCTTCGGCGGGCTCTCCCGGCTCGCCCACCACGGCGTGCCGCGCGTGCACCCGGGCACGGCCCCGCCCGGCCTGGGCCTCGCCGGACGCCTGAACATCACCCTGCGGGTGAGCGGCTTGTAA
- a CDS encoding ROK family protein produces the protein MSGKAEPRTAGERTTSRARLDRGRGALGPALELVHTGRAPTRAVLTAELGVTRATAGAVAAELEALGLIRVDARPAAAAGSQGRPSHRLEVAEDGPVALAAQVHADGFRAALVGLGGRIVATSPGCETVDADPAKVLGSVVEAGAELLRTTGRRCVGAGLAVPSAVAEPDGLALNPLHLAWPVGAPVRRIFAECVREAGITGPAFAGNDVNLAALAEHRHGAGSGARDLLCVATGHRGVGGALVLDGRLHTGSSGLALEVGHLTVNPEGRPCYCGSRGCLDVEADPLALLVEAGREPGPEVSLLQQANDLLRTQYADPAVRSAAEALIDRLGLGLAGLVNILNPDRIILGGLHRTLLDADPDRLRAVVADRSLWGQSGGVPILPCTLDHNSLVGAAELAWQPVLDDPLAALR, from the coding sequence ATGAGCGGCAAGGCGGAGCCCCGGACAGCGGGGGAGAGGACCACCTCCAGAGCGCGGTTGGACCGAGGGCGCGGCGCGCTCGGACCCGCACTGGAGCTGGTGCACACCGGACGGGCGCCGACCCGCGCCGTACTCACCGCGGAGCTCGGTGTCACCCGGGCGACCGCGGGCGCGGTGGCCGCCGAGCTGGAGGCGCTCGGGCTGATCCGGGTGGACGCCCGGCCGGCCGCCGCGGCCGGCTCCCAGGGCCGGCCCTCGCACCGCCTGGAGGTCGCCGAGGACGGCCCGGTGGCGCTCGCCGCGCAGGTCCACGCCGATGGTTTCCGGGCGGCCCTGGTCGGCCTCGGCGGGCGGATCGTGGCGACCTCGCCCGGCTGCGAGACAGTCGACGCCGACCCGGCGAAGGTGCTCGGCTCGGTCGTCGAGGCGGGCGCGGAACTGCTGCGCACCACCGGCCGCCGCTGCGTCGGCGCCGGACTCGCCGTACCGTCCGCCGTGGCCGAACCCGACGGCCTCGCCCTCAACCCCCTGCACCTGGCCTGGCCCGTAGGCGCCCCCGTCCGCCGGATCTTCGCGGAGTGCGTGCGCGAGGCCGGCATCACCGGGCCGGCCTTCGCGGGCAACGACGTCAACCTCGCCGCGCTCGCCGAGCACCGGCACGGCGCCGGGAGCGGCGCCCGCGACCTGCTGTGCGTGGCCACCGGACACCGGGGCGTCGGCGGCGCCCTGGTGCTGGACGGCCGCCTGCACACCGGCAGTTCGGGCCTCGCCCTGGAGGTCGGCCACCTCACCGTGAACCCGGAGGGCCGGCCCTGCTACTGCGGCAGCCGGGGCTGTCTGGACGTCGAGGCCGACCCGCTGGCCCTGCTGGTCGAAGCCGGCCGCGAGCCGGGCCCCGAGGTGTCCCTGCTCCAGCAGGCCAACGACCTGCTGCGCACCCAGTACGCCGACCCGGCCGTCCGCAGCGCCGCCGAGGCCCTCATCGACCGCCTGGGCCTGGGCCTGGCCGGCCTGGTCAACATCCTCAACCCCGACCGCATCATCCTCGGCGGCCTGCACCGCACCCTCCTGGACGCCGACCCCGACCGGCTGCGCGCCGTCGTCGCCGACCGCAGCCTGTGGGGCCAGAGCGGCGGAGTGCCGATCCTGCCCTGCACCCTCGACCACAACAGCCTCGTCGGAGCCGCCGAACTGGCCTGGCAACCGGTCCTGGACGATCCGCTGGCGGCGCTGCGATGA
- a CDS encoding LysR substrate-binding domain-containing protein, with the protein MRGRLPDIACEPDAHEGLLTLVALGCGTGLVPRLVLGSSAVRDRLTVLPADPAPERFAIGWCVRRADLRRPPAARLWSLTAQASA; encoded by the coding sequence GTGCGCGGCCGACTGCCGGACATCGCCTGCGAACCGGACGCCCACGAGGGGCTGTTGACGCTGGTCGCCCTCGGCTGCGGCACGGGTCTGGTGCCCCGGCTGGTGCTGGGGAGCAGCGCGGTCCGCGACCGGCTGACCGTTCTTCCGGCGGATCCGGCGCCGGAGCGGTTCGCGATCGGGTGGTGCGTACGCCGGGCGGATCTGCGGCGGCCGCCTGCGGCGAGGCTGTGGAGCCTGACGGCTCAGGCCTCGGCGTAA